From the Methanobacterium sp. BAmetb5 genome, the window TCACGAAATGGACGATGTACTTTGTCCCCTTGAAACCCGTAAATTCCCTGATGGAGAACGTTACCTGAGAATTAAGAAAGAAGTGGATGATGGAGTGGTGGTGGTGCAGTCCACGGGGTTCCCTCAGGATGAGAACCTCATGGAACTATTTCTTATTTTAAAAACCCTCCGCAGTATGGGTGTTAATGATATTCGGACAGTGATACCCTACTTTGGTTATGGGCGACAGGAAAAAAGTTTTAACTCAGGAGAAGCTGTCTCTGCAGAGGTGGTCTGCCAGTTGATAGAATTTGCCGGGGCCAGCTCAGTTTACAGTTTAAATCTTCATGAAAAGAGCATTTGTGACTTGTTCCAGATACCTGCCTTTAATCTGTCAGCCATGCCAGCCATTGCCAGTTATGTGGAGAAAAATGTGGAAGATCCAGTGATCATAGCCCCGGATAAGGGTGCCCTTGGTTTTGCCCAGGAAGTGGCTGAGATACTGGGCTGTCCATCGGATCATCTGGAGAAAATACGCTTATCCCCGGAGAAAGTGGAAACCAAACCTAAGAATCTGGATGTTGAAGGCAGAGATGCGGTTATAATCGACGATATCATCAGCACCGGGGGAACCATTGTGAATGCCTGCCAGATCTTGAAAGAACACCAGGTGGGCCGGATTGTGGTTAGCTGCGTGCACCCGGTACTGGTGGGTGACGCCCTTCTGAAGATATTCGCGGCAGGAGCTGACGATGTGGTGGGGACCAACACCCTGAAATCCGAGGTGAGTAATGTCTCTGTAGCCGGTTTAGTGGCTGAGGCCTTGAAAAAAGAGTAATTTCCTGGATATAGCCAATATTCTACTTATTATTCGTGTGAATAAATATTCTGGTGAAAAAATGAAAAATTGGACCCCGGTGATTATAGGAATAATTTTAACTGCAGTGATTGGCCTTATTGGCATTTTTATTCCATTTTTAAGTATTCTGGCCCCAATTATTGGTGGTGCTGTAGCTGCCTACCTGATGGGAGGAGATTATAAGGATGGTGCAGTTAATGGTGGTATTTCCGGTGCTGGTGGAGGGGCCATCATTGGATTTGTGGTTTTAGGACCTTTCACTGCAATTATTGGTGGCCTGGCTTTAGGCTTTATATTTGGCCTTATTCTGGGAATAATTGGTGGAGTAATTGGAGTACTGATTAAAAGATAAACCTGGAGGGATAATAATGGTAAACTGGTCAGCAGTGGGAATCGGTTTTGTGGTTACGGTAGTGCTGGAGATAGTTGGTATCTTCTTCTTATCCCTGGATGCAGCCGTCTCAACATTCATAGGAGTTTTTGCCCCTATAATCGGGGGTTTACTAGCGGCATACTGGGCAGGTGGAACTTACCGAGAGGGCATAACAAATGGAGGACTGGCTGCCGGTATGGGCTCCTTTATTGCCGCATTCATCGTACTCAGCGGGGCAAGTTTAATGCCCATAATCATAAGCGCGGTGACTAGTGGAGTCATTGGAGTGGTTCTGGGCATTATAGGTGGTCTGGTAGGGATATTATCTAAAAAACAAGGAAAGGAGAAAATTCCCCCTGAAGAATTACCTGAAAATGATTAAAATCAGGAAAATCTCCAAAAATCCTCATTTTTTTAGTTTCCACTAACTTAAACTTTTATTTTATTTAATCTTAATCTTCAAATTTTTTTTATTTGTCTATAAGCAGATCATCCCTTATTCCTTAATGAAATACACGGATATTGCCCTTGAAATGAAATTACGCAGCCCTTAATTTCAAAATTATATTCCAAATAAATCAATTCATTTTACCCCTCATATTTCTTCCATCTATCCCCGTTATAGTGATGATACCTTGAACGATACATGGTCTTAGATGGAGTGGAGCTTGTTTTATTTTCAGGATAAATGCAAAACCTATATTATAAAACACCGCCCAAAATATGATAAGGAGGGGTTGTCTTGGTGAGACTTGATTTTGGGGATGCTGGGAGATATGGCTGGCAAAAAAGCCAGATCTTTGGTGAATTACTTTTTTTAAAAAAAATAATACAATTTAAAATCTCAACACATTCTAATGAACTTCCTAATGACCTAATTAAAATAAACGATGACCGTCTAACGAAGGATAATCACCAAGTAAAATGGAATAATATCACCCAATTAAAGTTAATCTTTTTTTATCACTCTTTTATGCCAGAAATTGAAGTATCACACTCATTTTTCAAGTCTGATGGAAATAGAAATTATATGGAGGGTATAATCTGTGGAGGACCAGGTAATGAATTCGGATGCAGTTGACAGATCAGGAGTAGATAAAGAAATTCTGGCTTCCTTGAAGTTAAAAGCTGAACTGAAGTTACTTCCCATAGTTTTACGTGCTGTTCGTGATGTTGCCTGCAGATATGGTCTCGATAAGGCTTCAGTAAGGGATCTGGAGCTGGCCACAGAGGAAGCCTGCCATAACGTCATTGAACATGCCTATGAACCCGGTGAAGAGGGTTATTACCAGGTGAAGATTCACCGTGAACCTACCTGTTTCCGGATTACGGTACGGGACCAGGGAATGCCCTTTAATCTTCAGCGTCTGAATGAAGATGAAACTTCCGATATAGGAGTAAAATTAATGCGGGCCTGTACTGATGAAATTAGAAGTAGGTATCTGGGAAAAAGGGGTAAAGTGGTGGAACTGGTTAAAAATTTCCCATTTGAATCTGTAGAAGATTTAAACGAAACTACAGTACAGCCCAGCATCGTTACGATGGCTCCTGCTTCTGAAAAGGTTACTTTGAGGTTAATGCGTCCGGATGAAACTGTTTCCCTGGCCCGCCTGATATACCGGGTCTACGGTTACACCTATCCTCACGAGGATATCTATTACCCGGAAAAGTTCGCTTCACTCTTAGAGTCCGGCCTGGTGACCTCCTGTGTGGCGGTGAATGAACAGGTGGAAATTGTGGGCCATCTGGGAGTTTTCCTGGAAACACCGGAAGACCATGTGGGAGAATCTGCCCTGGCGGCAGTTGATCCCCGTTACCGGGGAAGGGGACTTTTCCCCAAAATGAAGAAGATGATGATGGAAGAAATGGCGGCCAAAGGGATTTTAGGCCTTTATAGTCGGGCAGTTACTGTTCATGTGGCTTCTCAGAAGTCCAATGTTAAGATGGGTTCCAAAGAAACAGGATTTATACTAGCACATTCACCTCCCACCGCCATTTTCAAGAAAATGAAAACAGGAACAGCCAGCATCCGCCGAACTGTGGCCCTTTTTTACGTGCCGGTGGTTCCCGACCAGGAACAAACTGTATTTTTACCCTGTAAACATCAGGAAATCATCCGTAAAATTTACAACCACACTGGACTAAGCCGAGTAATTAAAAAGGCAGATCCTGAAAACATGAAATTGGCTCCCCATTCTCATATACATTCCCATGTTTTACCAGAAATGGCCAGTGCATTTTTAAGGGTTAAAGTGTTTGGTGTGGACTTTATCGATGAATTAAAACTACAGATCCGGGATTTGAAACTGCGCGGGACCGAACTTATTGTACTGGATCTGCCACTTAAAGACCCTAACACCGCTATTTTATTTCCAGAAATTGAAAATATGAAGTTCTTCTTCGGTGGAATAATGCCCGAGTATCTGGATGGAGATTCCATTCGCCTGCAGTACCTCCATAATGTGGCCTTTGACCCGGAAAGTGTGGATGTTTACTCGGAATTTGCCCGGGAGATATTTGACTATGTGGTGGGCGAGTGGAAGAAACAGAACAGGAAATGATGGTCAGGAATCAATATTCAATGAATTTTAAAAAACAATTGAGCTCTGGATGGTGCAGAAATGGAAATAACTCAAAAAACAAAAAATGGTGTGGAAATAATATTTATAACTGGCCGGTTGGACGCCTACAACTCTAACTTAGTGGAAAAAAAGTTAAACGAGATCATTGACTGTGGTAAAATAAATATAGTCGCTGACCTTGCAGGAGTGGAGTACATAAGCAGCTCTGGTCTGAGGGTGATGCTTTCATCCCTGAAAAGGTTGAATAAATTGGGTGGTGCCCTGAAACTATGCTCACTACAACCCTATGTGGGGGAAGTCTTTGAAATCGCAGGATTCACCCAACTTTTCGAAATCTACGAAGAAAGTACCGACGCAGTATCCAGTTTTTCTGATAATTAACCATGCCCCCAAAAAACTAATAATTCAACTGTAGAACAACAACTATAACTTCATACCAATTAAAATGGATTTAAATTTAGTGATTAAATAAAGTACTAGTAAAGCAGAAAGATTTCCATGGAAACCCTATCCCTCACTATTTTAACCGATCTGGTAGAAAAGATCTGTGTAATATTTGTCCTAGCATATCTATTAACACGTTTAAAATATTTTACCGAATTATTGACGGCAAATTAACTATTAAAAATCAATTAATTCTTATATTAATATTTGGCGGAATATCCATCTATGGTTCTTACTCAGGAGTGGATATTTTTGGTGCGGTGGCCAATGTACGTGACCTGGGCCCCATGGTAGCCGGATTAATTGGTGGGCCCATTGTAGGATTAGGAGCCGGGTTGATAGGAGGTTTACATCGTTTAACCATGGGTGGATTCACCTGCATCCCCTGCTCCCTTTCCACAATCCTGGCGGGAGTGTTGGCCGGTATTATCTATCTGGCAAACAAAAAACACTTTGTAGGCATTGGCGGAGCAGTTCTATTCTCGGTTTTGATGGAAAGTTTTCACATGATACTGGCACTAATACTGGCCTCCCCCTTTTCACAGGCACTGGGAGTTGTTGAAGATTTATTCATCCCCATGATACTGGCCAATGCCATGGGAATGTTCATCTTCGCTCTGATGATATCCAACCGTATAAAGGAACGTAAAACAAAAAAAGAAAGGGATAAACTTTCGGCCCAACTGGAAAGAAGAAAAAAGGAACTGGAGATAGCTCAACAAATCCAGGAAAGTTTTCTGCCCCACACCATACCGGTGATCAAGAACTACGATCTGGCGGCCAGCAGCATCCCTGCCCAGGAGGTAGGGGGTGACTTCTATGATTTTATCCCCATTACCAGTAAACAGACCGGGTTAACCATTGGTGATGTTTCTGGTAAAGGAATACCCGCCGCACTTTTCATGGCCTTTTCCCGTACACTGCTACGGGCCAAAGCCTGCCGTAACCCCGGAGTGGGCCGGATGATAGAAAGTGCCAATAACTTCATTAATGAGGAACCACACTCCAACATGTTTGTAACCCTGTTTTACAGTGTTCTGGACAATGCCCGGAATACTTTAACCTTCGTCAATGCGGGTCACAACCCCCCGCTACTTCTTAGAAAGAAAACTGGAGATATCGTCAGGTTAAGCACGGGAGGGGTGGTTTTAGGTGCCATGAAGGGCCTTAAAATGAATGAAAAAACCATAGATCTCCAGACCGGAGATCTACTGGTTTTGTATACTGATGGAATCACC encodes:
- a CDS encoding ribose-phosphate diphosphokinase, which encodes MIIGGSSSQKLAANIAHEMDDVLCPLETRKFPDGERYLRIKKEVDDGVVVVQSTGFPQDENLMELFLILKTLRSMGVNDIRTVIPYFGYGRQEKSFNSGEAVSAEVVCQLIEFAGASSVYSLNLHEKSICDLFQIPAFNLSAMPAIASYVEKNVEDPVIIAPDKGALGFAQEVAEILGCPSDHLEKIRLSPEKVETKPKNLDVEGRDAVIIDDIISTGGTIVNACQILKEHQVGRIVVSCVHPVLVGDALLKIFAAGADDVVGTNTLKSEVSNVSVAGLVAEALKKE
- a CDS encoding DUF5518 domain-containing protein, whose protein sequence is MKNWTPVIIGIILTAVIGLIGIFIPFLSILAPIIGGAVAAYLMGGDYKDGAVNGGISGAGGGAIIGFVVLGPFTAIIGGLALGFIFGLILGIIGGVIGVLIKR
- a CDS encoding DUF5518 domain-containing protein; this encodes MVNWSAVGIGFVVTVVLEIVGIFFLSLDAAVSTFIGVFAPIIGGLLAAYWAGGTYREGITNGGLAAGMGSFIAAFIVLSGASLMPIIISAVTSGVIGVVLGIIGGLVGILSKKQGKEKIPPEELPEND
- a CDS encoding GNAT family N-acetyltransferase, which encodes MNSDAVDRSGVDKEILASLKLKAELKLLPIVLRAVRDVACRYGLDKASVRDLELATEEACHNVIEHAYEPGEEGYYQVKIHREPTCFRITVRDQGMPFNLQRLNEDETSDIGVKLMRACTDEIRSRYLGKRGKVVELVKNFPFESVEDLNETTVQPSIVTMAPASEKVTLRLMRPDETVSLARLIYRVYGYTYPHEDIYYPEKFASLLESGLVTSCVAVNEQVEIVGHLGVFLETPEDHVGESALAAVDPRYRGRGLFPKMKKMMMEEMAAKGILGLYSRAVTVHVASQKSNVKMGSKETGFILAHSPPTAIFKKMKTGTASIRRTVALFYVPVVPDQEQTVFLPCKHQEIIRKIYNHTGLSRVIKKADPENMKLAPHSHIHSHVLPEMASAFLRVKVFGVDFIDELKLQIRDLKLRGTELIVLDLPLKDPNTAILFPEIENMKFFFGGIMPEYLDGDSIRLQYLHNVAFDPESVDVYSEFAREIFDYVVGEWKKQNRK
- a CDS encoding STAS domain-containing protein, translating into MEITQKTKNGVEIIFITGRLDAYNSNLVEKKLNEIIDCGKINIVADLAGVEYISSSGLRVMLSSLKRLNKLGGALKLCSLQPYVGEVFEIAGFTQLFEIYEESTDAVSSFSDN
- a CDS encoding SpoIIE family protein phosphatase — its product is MLIFGGISIYGSYSGVDIFGAVANVRDLGPMVAGLIGGPIVGLGAGLIGGLHRLTMGGFTCIPCSLSTILAGVLAGIIYLANKKHFVGIGGAVLFSVLMESFHMILALILASPFSQALGVVEDLFIPMILANAMGMFIFALMISNRIKERKTKKERDKLSAQLERRKKELEIAQQIQESFLPHTIPVIKNYDLAASSIPAQEVGGDFYDFIPITSKQTGLTIGDVSGKGIPAALFMAFSRTLLRAKACRNPGVGRMIESANNFINEEPHSNMFVTLFYSVLDNARNTLTFVNAGHNPPLLLRKKTGDIVRLSTGGVVLGAMKGLKMNEKTIDLQTGDLLVLYTDGITEAINQQEDQFGEERLIELLKENQELSSGDLKNLIIDQVYDFASGTSQADDITLMVLRRVS